One Klebsiella sp. RIT-PI-d genomic window carries:
- a CDS encoding ABC transporter ATP-binding protein, giving the protein MIVFSSLQIRRGVHVLLDNATATINPGQKVGLVGKNGCGKSTLLALLKNELSADAGSFTFPGNWQLAWVNQETPALQQPALDYVIDGDREFRQLEVQLQAANDANDGHAIATIHGKLDAVDAWTIRSRASSLLHGLGFSSEQLDRPVSDFSGGWRMRLNLAQALICRSDLLLLDEPTNHLDLDAVIWLERWLKSYQGTLILISHDRDFLDPVVDKIIHIEQQSMFEYTGNYSSFERQRATRLAQQQATYEGQQQRVAHLQSFIDRFKAKASKAKQAQSRVKMLERMELIAPAHVDNPFHFSFRLPESLPNPLLKMEKVSAGYGERTILDSIKLNLVPGSRIGLLGRNGAGKSTLIKLLAGELDPTSGEIGLAKGIKLGYFAQHQLEFLRADESPLQHMARLAPQELEQKLRDYLGGFGFRGDKVTEETRRFSGGEKARLVLALIVWQRPNLLLLDEPTNHLDLDMRQALTEALIEFEGALVVVSHDRHLLRSTTDDLYLVHDGKVEPFDGDLEDYQKWLSDVQKQESQPEDTTKDNANSAQSRKDQKRRDAELRTLTQPLRKEIARLEKEMEKLNAQLAKAEEMLGDSGLYDQSRKAELTACLQQQASAKSGLEACEMAWLDAHEQLEAMTQGE; this is encoded by the coding sequence ATGATTGTTTTCTCCTCGTTACAAATTCGCCGCGGTGTGCATGTCCTGCTGGATAACGCTACGGCCACCATTAATCCAGGCCAAAAAGTGGGCCTGGTGGGTAAAAACGGCTGTGGTAAATCCACACTGCTGGCCCTGCTTAAAAATGAACTGAGCGCCGATGCCGGAAGTTTTACCTTCCCGGGCAACTGGCAGCTGGCGTGGGTCAATCAGGAAACGCCTGCGCTACAACAACCCGCGCTGGATTATGTTATCGACGGAGATCGGGAATTTCGCCAGCTCGAAGTCCAGTTACAGGCCGCAAATGATGCCAACGATGGCCACGCGATAGCGACCATTCACGGTAAACTGGACGCCGTCGACGCCTGGACCATCCGCTCGCGCGCGTCCAGTCTGCTGCACGGGCTGGGTTTTAGCAGCGAACAGCTTGATCGTCCGGTAAGCGATTTTTCCGGCGGCTGGCGTATGCGTCTCAACCTCGCGCAGGCGCTAATTTGTCGCTCCGATTTACTGCTGCTTGATGAACCGACCAACCACCTCGATCTGGATGCGGTGATCTGGCTGGAGCGCTGGCTGAAAAGTTATCAGGGGACGCTGATCCTGATTTCCCACGACCGCGATTTTCTCGACCCGGTAGTGGACAAAATTATTCATATTGAGCAGCAGTCGATGTTTGAATACACCGGCAACTACAGCTCATTTGAACGCCAGCGTGCCACGCGCCTTGCCCAACAGCAGGCAACCTACGAAGGCCAGCAGCAGCGCGTGGCGCATCTGCAAAGCTTTATCGATCGCTTCAAGGCGAAAGCCAGCAAGGCAAAACAGGCGCAAAGCCGCGTGAAGATGCTGGAACGAATGGAGCTTATCGCCCCGGCACATGTCGATAACCCCTTCCATTTTAGTTTCCGCCTGCCGGAGAGCCTGCCTAATCCACTGTTAAAAATGGAGAAAGTCAGCGCAGGCTACGGTGAGCGCACCATCCTTGATTCTATTAAGCTCAACCTGGTTCCCGGTTCGCGCATTGGTCTTCTGGGGCGTAATGGCGCGGGTAAATCAACGCTGATTAAACTGCTGGCCGGTGAACTTGATCCCACCAGCGGAGAAATTGGTCTGGCGAAAGGGATCAAACTGGGATACTTCGCCCAGCATCAGCTCGAGTTTTTGCGCGCCGACGAGTCGCCATTACAGCATATGGCACGCCTTGCACCGCAGGAGCTGGAACAGAAACTGCGTGATTATCTTGGTGGTTTCGGCTTTCGGGGTGATAAAGTCACCGAGGAAACCAGACGTTTCTCCGGCGGCGAAAAGGCGCGGCTGGTACTGGCATTGATTGTCTGGCAGCGGCCAAATCTGCTGCTGCTTGATGAACCGACCAACCACCTCGATCTTGACATGCGCCAGGCCCTGACCGAAGCGCTGATTGAGTTTGAAGGCGCGCTGGTTGTCGTGTCGCACGACCGGCATTTGCTGCGTTCCACTACCGACGATCTGTATCTGGTGCACGACGGCAAAGTTGAACCTTTTGATGGCGATCTGGAAGATTATCAGAAATGGCTAAGTGACGTGCAGAAGCAGGAGAGCCAGCCGGAGGACACGACTAAAGACAACGCCAACAGCGCGCAGTCGCGTAAAGATCAGAAGCGTCGCGATGCGGAATTACGTACGCTGACCCAGCCTCTGCGTAAAGAGATCGCCCGTCTGGAAAAAGAGATGGAAAAACTCAACGCTCAACTGGCGAAAGCCGAAGAGATGCTGGGTGATAGCGGACTATACGATCAGAGCCGTAAAGCCGAGCTGACGGCCTGTTTGCAGCAGCAGGCCAGCGCAAAATCAGGCCTTGAAGCGTGCGAGATGGCCTGGCTGGACGCGCATGAACAGCTGGAAGCCATGACCCAGGGCGAATAA
- a CDS encoding LysR substrate-binding domain-containing protein, whose product MIPSISSDITFRKLAIFMTFMEKGTIARTAEALALSGVSVHRALHTLEENVRCPLFIHKGRNLIALPAALTLLEYCQEVTQLMARGLEETRKTAGVGQGRLRVGTLYSLTLETVPRLIMGMKLRRPELEMDLTMGSNAALLRMLEDGMLDAILISISESDIDRNSLEVLPLFHDDIYLAAPASASLDTSTLADLRDYSDQKFVSLAEGFATYVGFQDAFHIAGFEPEIVTRVNDIFSMLSLVQAGVGFTLMPGRMKKMYEGSVKLQKLSQPYQMQQLIAIVFARNRELDPGLLALAAEGRMYARSLQESG is encoded by the coding sequence ATGATCCCGAGTATCTCCAGCGACATTACCTTTCGCAAGCTCGCTATCTTCATGACGTTTATGGAGAAAGGCACTATCGCCCGTACTGCCGAGGCGCTGGCGCTCAGCGGCGTCAGCGTCCATCGTGCTCTGCATACGCTGGAAGAGAATGTACGCTGTCCGCTATTTATTCACAAAGGCCGTAATCTGATCGCGCTTCCGGCAGCGTTGACGCTGCTGGAATACTGTCAGGAAGTGACGCAGCTTATGGCGCGAGGGCTGGAAGAAACGCGTAAAACCGCAGGTGTCGGGCAGGGACGCCTGCGGGTGGGCACGCTCTACTCGCTGACGCTGGAAACCGTTCCGCGCCTGATTATGGGCATGAAACTGCGGCGTCCGGAGCTGGAAATGGATTTGACGATGGGCTCCAATGCGGCGCTGCTGCGGATGCTGGAAGATGGCATGCTTGATGCGATCCTGATCTCTATTTCTGAAAGCGATATTGATCGTAATAGCCTGGAAGTCCTGCCGCTATTTCATGATGATATTTACCTTGCAGCCCCTGCCAGCGCCTCGCTGGATACGTCTACGCTTGCCGATCTACGCGATTACAGCGACCAGAAATTTGTCTCGCTGGCGGAAGGTTTTGCCACTTACGTGGGCTTTCAGGACGCGTTTCATATCGCCGGTTTTGAGCCAGAAATCGTGACCCGGGTGAATGATATTTTTTCTATGCTCAGTCTGGTGCAGGCGGGCGTCGGCTTCACGTTAATGCCTGGCCGTATGAAGAAAATGTATGAAGGGTCGGTGAAACTGCAAAAATTGTCGCAGCCCTACCAGATGCAGCAGCTTATCGCCATTGTCTTTGCCCGCAATCGCGAGCTGGACCCCGGTCTGTTAGCGCTGGCCGCAGAGGGCCGAATGTATGCCAGAAGTCTACAGGAGTCGGGGTAA
- the mdcH gene encoding malonate decarboxylase subunit epsilon has translation MKILFTFPGQGTQRPGMLQQLPGDEMAQAHAVLGDEALTLDSPEALRHTRAVQLALLICGVAWGRELQRRGIEPDIVSGLSIGAYPAAVVAGALDFADALRLVALRGDVMEQAYPHGYGLTAIMGLTLSQVEALTEGSGTYIANLNAETQIVIAGSDEAMADVAKRALAKGANKVHRLAVSVPSHCALLAEPAQKLVAAFAGVTLARPRCAYLSGSTGRVLWQPEKIADDLAMNMARTVRWQEAVIAANERESRLAIEMPPGGVLTCLTRQAAWEGDSISLERSGIEVAVHLANRLQVQS, from the coding sequence ATGAAAATTCTGTTTACCTTTCCGGGGCAGGGGACACAGCGTCCCGGTATGCTACAACAGCTTCCCGGCGATGAAATGGCGCAGGCGCACGCGGTGTTAGGCGACGAAGCCCTGACGCTCGATTCGCCAGAGGCACTGCGTCATACCCGGGCGGTCCAGCTTGCGCTGTTAATTTGCGGCGTAGCCTGGGGGCGAGAGTTGCAGCGGCGCGGTATCGAGCCGGATATTGTCAGCGGCCTGTCTATCGGCGCGTATCCAGCTGCGGTAGTCGCGGGCGCGCTGGATTTTGCCGACGCGCTAAGACTGGTGGCGCTGCGTGGTGATGTCATGGAGCAGGCCTACCCTCACGGCTACGGCCTGACGGCCATCATGGGGCTAACGCTGAGCCAGGTGGAAGCCCTGACCGAAGGCAGCGGGACCTATATTGCTAATCTGAATGCCGAAACGCAAATCGTGATTGCCGGGAGCGATGAAGCGATGGCCGATGTTGCGAAGCGTGCGCTTGCGAAAGGGGCCAACAAAGTACATCGTCTGGCGGTCAGCGTGCCCTCACACTGCGCGCTATTAGCGGAACCCGCGCAGAAGTTAGTGGCGGCGTTTGCGGGTGTGACCCTTGCTCGCCCGCGCTGCGCCTATCTTAGCGGCAGTACCGGACGCGTATTATGGCAGCCGGAAAAAATCGCGGATGATTTGGCGATGAACATGGCCCGCACGGTACGCTGGCAGGAAGCGGTCATTGCTGCCAATGAACGCGAATCCCGGCTGGCTATCGAAATGCCGCCAGGCGGGGTATTAACCTGTCTTACCCGGCAGGCTGCCTGGGAGGGCGATTCGATTTCGCTGGAGCGTAGCGGTATTGAGGTCGCGGTACACCTGGCAAACCGTCTGCAAGTGCAGAGCTAA
- a CDS encoding malonate decarboxylase holo-ACP synthase, with protein MTSTSRPHELIWLTTRNALEDITESWVDDVWHTGLPVVVRRDVDVQGRIPAGVRGMRRDQRAAGWVNPGDVVRSIAPEDLVNPQTLIRSPFISQPPVQVALQLAQQAWPWQWGITGSVAYALATGIPVIHAQSDLDLLIRAPQQLPRQQLERWQQQLTTVLCRADTQVETPNGGFALAEWLRDGKVLLKTSRGPLLVRDPWHREGS; from the coding sequence ATGACTTCAACATCACGCCCGCACGAGCTTATCTGGCTGACCACCCGAAACGCACTGGAAGATATTACAGAATCGTGGGTGGATGACGTCTGGCATACCGGTTTGCCGGTTGTGGTGCGGCGCGATGTTGATGTTCAGGGACGTATTCCCGCAGGCGTGCGCGGAATGCGTCGCGACCAGCGTGCGGCGGGCTGGGTAAACCCTGGCGATGTTGTACGCAGCATTGCGCCAGAAGATCTGGTCAATCCGCAGACCTTAATACGTTCACCGTTTATCTCGCAGCCGCCGGTGCAGGTCGCGCTTCAGCTTGCGCAGCAGGCATGGCCGTGGCAGTGGGGAATTACGGGCAGCGTGGCGTATGCGCTGGCGACCGGTATCCCGGTTATCCATGCTCAAAGCGATTTGGATCTGCTGATCCGGGCACCACAACAGCTGCCACGCCAGCAACTGGAACGCTGGCAGCAACAATTAACGACAGTCCTTTGCCGTGCGGACACCCAGGTCGAGACGCCCAACGGCGGTTTCGCGCTGGCGGAGTGGTTACGCGACGGCAAAGTATTGCTGAAAACCAGCCGGGGGCCGCTTCTGGTTCGCGACCCGTGGCACAGGGAGGGATCATGA
- a CDS encoding AEC family transporter, giving the protein MTYVIVHALAPIFLIMLLGFWAGKAKMVDNKNVSLLNIFVMDFALPAALFSATVQTPWTGIVAQSPLVLVLTLAMWITYAAIYFLATSVFKKSSQDAAVLTLTVALPNYAALGLPILGSVLGEGPSTSLSVAVSIACGSVLMTPFCLLILEREKARSEGGNTGSTLSMLPVLMWRSIKKPIVMGPLLGVILSAIGIKMPELLLAAIKPLGLAATAAALFLTGVILSARKLKINTMVITSTIAKLLIQPAIAWGLVLAFGLHGSVAITAILMIALSAGFFGVVFGNRFGVQSPDAEAVLLLSSVLCILSLPLFISLTSGM; this is encoded by the coding sequence ATGACTTACGTGATCGTTCATGCTCTTGCACCGATTTTCCTGATTATGCTGCTGGGGTTCTGGGCCGGAAAGGCCAAAATGGTAGACAACAAGAACGTTTCCCTGCTGAACATTTTTGTAATGGATTTTGCACTGCCAGCGGCGCTGTTCAGCGCCACGGTGCAAACGCCGTGGACGGGAATTGTGGCGCAGTCGCCGCTGGTTCTGGTACTGACGCTGGCCATGTGGATCACTTATGCCGCAATTTATTTCCTCGCCACCAGCGTATTTAAAAAATCGTCGCAGGATGCTGCGGTACTGACTTTGACGGTTGCGCTGCCAAACTATGCTGCGCTCGGTCTGCCGATTCTGGGTAGCGTGCTGGGTGAAGGTCCGTCTACGTCACTTTCTGTTGCCGTCTCAATTGCCTGCGGTTCCGTGCTGATGACGCCGTTCTGCCTGCTGATCCTCGAGCGCGAAAAAGCGCGTAGCGAGGGCGGCAATACCGGTTCTACGCTGTCAATGCTGCCGGTGCTGATGTGGCGTTCAATCAAGAAGCCGATCGTCATGGGGCCGCTGCTGGGGGTGATCCTTTCGGCTATCGGTATCAAGATGCCCGAGCTGTTACTGGCGGCAATTAAACCGCTGGGTCTGGCTGCCACGGCTGCAGCGCTGTTCCTGACCGGGGTTATCCTGTCTGCGCGTAAACTGAAAATCAACACTATGGTCATTACCTCGACCATTGCGAAGCTGCTGATCCAACCCGCGATTGCCTGGGGTCTGGTGCTGGCATTTGGTCTGCATGGTTCAGTGGCCATTACGGCAATTCTGATGATCGCGCTGTCTGCCGGTTTCTTCGGCGTGGTATTCGGTAACCGCTTTGGTGTGCAGTCGCCGGATGCAGAAGCCGTACTGCTGCTCAGTTCTGTATTGTGTATCCTGTCGCTGCCGCTGTTTATCTCGCTGACTTCAGGAATGTAA
- the mdcE gene encoding biotin-independent malonate decarboxylase subunit gamma — MSNSTHRGEVWLKTLAPNAKRLEGLCPSVQAADGELNGETVRFIAVVPDANNHFPRAAGGEVGLLEGWTLAKVVSETIAADADKAVKRPIVAVIDVPSQAYGRREEGFGIHQALAGAAAAYANARLAGHPVIGLIVGKAMSGAFLAHGYQANRLIAFNDKGVLIHAMGKESAARITLRSVESLEKLAATIPPMAYDIDNYATLGLLADLLDITNPDAPTTTDLEQVTTTLQQAINDARQDPTLKNRLGADNRRSSALVRERMRASW, encoded by the coding sequence ATGAGCAACTCAACACATCGCGGCGAAGTATGGCTAAAAACGCTGGCGCCGAATGCAAAACGTCTGGAAGGTCTTTGCCCGTCAGTGCAGGCCGCTGATGGCGAACTGAATGGCGAAACCGTGCGTTTCATCGCCGTGGTTCCCGATGCCAATAACCATTTCCCGCGCGCCGCTGGCGGTGAAGTCGGTCTGCTCGAAGGCTGGACGCTGGCAAAAGTGGTTTCTGAAACCATCGCTGCTGATGCCGATAAAGCCGTCAAACGTCCGATTGTGGCGGTTATTGATGTACCAAGCCAGGCATACGGCCGTCGTGAAGAAGGTTTTGGGATCCATCAGGCGCTGGCGGGTGCCGCCGCCGCGTACGCTAATGCACGTCTGGCAGGGCATCCGGTCATCGGCCTTATCGTCGGTAAAGCGATGTCCGGTGCATTTCTGGCGCACGGTTATCAGGCCAACCGTCTGATCGCCTTTAACGACAAAGGCGTACTGATCCATGCGATGGGGAAAGAATCCGCCGCGCGTATCACGCTGCGCTCCGTAGAGTCACTGGAAAAACTGGCCGCGACGATCCCGCCGATGGCCTATGACATTGATAACTACGCCACGCTGGGGCTGCTTGCGGATCTGCTGGACATCACTAACCCGGATGCCCCGACTACAACCGATCTGGAGCAGGTGACCACCACGCTGCAACAGGCCATTAATGACGCGCGTCAGGACCCTACGCTTAAAAACCGTTTGGGTGCCGATAACCGTCGCAGCTCTGCTCTGGTACGTGAACGTATGCGAGCAAGCTGGTAA
- a CDS encoding biotin-independent malonate decarboxylase subunit beta: MRDDRSFIELKARQRAQALLDDGSYRELLDPFEGIMSPWLGAQGIVPQADDGMVVAKGTINGKPAVVVAIEGAFQGGSMGEVSGAKMAAALELAAEDNRNGIPTQAVLCLETGGVRLQEANLGLAAIADIHAAIVDLRRYTPVVGIVAGTVGCFGGMSIAAALCSYLIVTREARLGLNGPQVIEQEAGIEEYDSRDRPFIWSMTGGEVRYQSGLVDALVVDGINAVKEAMNDAIAKGVPAKHRTDNYDDYLTRLTRFDTRNQADAEQIKTLFAREVK; this comes from the coding sequence ATGCGTGACGATCGCAGTTTTATCGAATTAAAAGCGCGCCAGCGCGCACAAGCGTTGCTGGATGACGGCAGCTACCGCGAACTGCTCGACCCGTTCGAAGGCATCATGTCGCCGTGGCTGGGCGCACAGGGGATTGTTCCTCAGGCCGACGATGGCATGGTCGTGGCGAAAGGCACGATCAACGGTAAACCCGCTGTGGTCGTGGCGATTGAAGGCGCTTTCCAGGGCGGCAGTATGGGCGAAGTGTCCGGTGCCAAAATGGCAGCGGCGCTTGAACTGGCAGCAGAAGACAACCGCAACGGTATTCCGACGCAGGCGGTTTTATGTCTCGAAACCGGTGGCGTACGTTTACAAGAAGCTAACCTCGGTCTTGCGGCCATCGCTGATATTCACGCGGCCATTGTTGACCTGCGTCGTTACACGCCTGTAGTCGGGATCGTCGCCGGAACCGTAGGCTGCTTCGGCGGGATGTCTATTGCCGCCGCGCTGTGCAGCTATCTGATTGTGACCCGCGAAGCGCGTCTGGGTCTGAACGGTCCGCAGGTTATCGAACAGGAAGCCGGGATTGAAGAGTATGACTCCCGCGACCGTCCGTTTATCTGGAGCATGACCGGGGGTGAAGTGCGCTATCAAAGCGGGCTGGTGGATGCCTTAGTCGTCGACGGCATCAATGCGGTGAAAGAGGCCATGAATGACGCCATCGCAAAAGGCGTTCCGGCTAAACACCGTACCGATAACTATGACGATTATTTAACGCGTCTGACCCGCTTCGACACCCGCAATCAGGCCGATGCCGAACAAATCAAAACGCTTTTCGCCCGGGAGGTGAAATGA
- the mdcC gene encoding malonate decarboxylase acyl carrier protein → MEHITLTVPASRTLHGKSLAGVVGSGDMEVLFTADQGQTLTIDITTSVDNSRSRWEALFSRLQTVSTLPAGKLTIHDFGATPGVARIRIEQVFEEVSYA, encoded by the coding sequence ATGGAACATATTACGTTAACCGTACCGGCCAGCCGTACCTTACACGGTAAATCGCTGGCAGGCGTTGTTGGCTCCGGAGATATGGAGGTGTTATTCACCGCCGACCAGGGCCAGACGTTAACCATTGATATCACCACTTCTGTCGATAACAGCCGTAGCCGCTGGGAAGCGTTGTTCAGCCGTTTACAAACGGTCAGCACGCTGCCTGCAGGCAAACTAACGATCCACGATTTCGGCGCAACGCCCGGCGTGGCGCGCATCCGTATCGAACAGGTTTTTGAAGAGGTGAGCTATGCGTGA
- a CDS encoding triphosphoribosyl-dephospho-CoA synthase → MKRLPQIQVEGGAEWLARTATQCLIDEARLSPKPGLVDSRGNGAHHDLTLALMERSAHSLTSTFQALAQQSWRRPADIALRQTIGRLGRAGEQQMMAATQGVNTHRGAIWALGLLVSAVAMHGGVGTAQQVASTAADLAKLPDEAAPKAFSKGLRATHRYRVPGAREEAQQAFPHVVQRALPQLRQSRLNGSNETNARLDALMAIMTSLTDTCVLSRAGMEGLDAMQLGARAVLKAGGSAHPAGQLALAMLDRHMLALNASPGGAADLLAATLFLDRIESPYTQSNSSCRKAARE, encoded by the coding sequence ATGAAACGTCTGCCCCAGATTCAGGTTGAAGGCGGTGCGGAATGGCTGGCGCGAACCGCCACGCAGTGTCTGATTGACGAAGCACGATTAAGCCCGAAACCCGGTCTGGTGGACAGTCGGGGGAACGGCGCGCACCACGATCTCACGCTTGCACTGATGGAGCGTTCCGCGCATAGCCTGACCTCTACGTTTCAGGCGCTGGCGCAACAAAGCTGGCGACGTCCGGCGGATATTGCACTTAGACAAACCATAGGGCGACTTGGTCGCGCAGGCGAGCAGCAGATGATGGCCGCGACGCAAGGCGTAAATACCCACCGCGGCGCGATTTGGGCGCTGGGGCTGCTGGTGAGCGCCGTGGCGATGCACGGTGGCGTGGGTACCGCGCAACAGGTCGCCAGTACCGCTGCGGATCTGGCAAAACTGCCGGATGAGGCGGCACCGAAAGCCTTTAGTAAAGGGCTTCGCGCGACCCATCGTTATCGGGTACCCGGGGCGCGTGAAGAGGCGCAGCAGGCGTTTCCTCACGTAGTGCAGCGTGCGTTACCGCAGCTTCGTCAGAGTCGATTGAACGGCAGTAATGAAACGAATGCTCGTCTGGATGCGCTGATGGCCATCATGACCTCATTGACCGACACCTGCGTACTTTCTCGCGCCGGAATGGAGGGGCTTGATGCCATGCAGCTTGGCGCACGCGCCGTGTTGAAAGCGGGCGGAAGCGCGCATCCGGCAGGACAGCTGGCGCTGGCGATGTTAGACCGCCACATGCTGGCCCTTAACGCATCGCCAGGCGGTGCGGCAGATCTGCTTGCTGCCACCCTGTTTCTCGATCGTATCGAATCGCCCTATACACAAAGTAATTCGAGTTGCAGGAAGGCGGCAAGAGAGTGA
- the mdcA gene encoding malonate decarboxylase subunit alpha — MLSGQTPARVWNTRRTEKQRRLASVPVQGKVLPTADLAAMLEKLIAPGDRVVLEGNNQKQADFLSRMLAEVNPDVVHDLHMIMPSVGRSEHLDIFEKGIARKLDFSFSGTQSLRISQLLEDGQLEIGAIHTYIELYSRLYVDLSPNVALIAGFKADRKGNLYTGASTEDTPALVEAAAFHDGIVIAQVNELVDDECDLPRVDIPGSWIDYVVVADKPFFIEPLFTRDPRLIKQEHILMAMMAIKGIYAEHQVQSLNHGIGFNTAAIELLLPTYGEQLGLKGKICKHWTLNPHPTLIPAIESGWVESVHCFGGELGMEEYIRARPDVFFTGADGSMRSNRAFCQLAGQYAVDMFIGSTLQVDGYANSSTVTRGRLSGFGGAPNMGHDPHGRRHATPAWLNMITEPDPLQRGKKLVVQMVETFQAGVKPTFVEKLDAVDVAKSSGMPLAPVMIYGDDVTHVLTEEGIAYLYRAESLEERRAMVAAVAGITDIGLGVDAKRVAALRQSGKVVYPEDIGIRRTDATRSLLAAGSVSELVEWSGGLYNPPAKFRSW, encoded by the coding sequence ATGTTATCTGGACAAACGCCAGCACGAGTCTGGAACACGCGCCGCACCGAGAAACAGCGGCGTCTGGCTTCCGTACCGGTGCAGGGCAAGGTACTGCCGACCGCAGACCTGGCCGCCATGCTTGAAAAACTGATCGCACCGGGCGATCGCGTCGTACTCGAAGGTAACAACCAGAAGCAGGCTGATTTCTTATCCCGCATGCTGGCTGAGGTAAACCCTGACGTTGTGCACGATCTGCATATGATCATGCCGAGCGTTGGACGCAGTGAACACCTGGACATTTTTGAAAAAGGGATCGCCCGTAAGCTGGACTTCTCTTTCTCGGGTACGCAAAGCCTGCGTATTTCGCAGCTGCTGGAAGATGGCCAGCTGGAAATCGGTGCCATCCATACTTATATCGAATTGTATTCCCGCCTGTATGTTGACCTTTCGCCAAATGTTGCGCTGATTGCCGGTTTTAAAGCCGACCGCAAAGGTAACCTTTACACCGGAGCCAGTACCGAAGATACCCCGGCGCTGGTTGAAGCCGCCGCGTTCCATGACGGTATTGTTATTGCTCAGGTTAATGAACTGGTGGATGACGAATGCGATCTGCCGCGCGTCGATATTCCTGGCTCATGGATCGACTACGTCGTCGTTGCTGACAAGCCGTTCTTTATCGAGCCGCTGTTTACCCGCGATCCGCGCCTGATTAAACAAGAACATATTCTGATGGCGATGATGGCGATTAAAGGCATCTACGCGGAGCATCAGGTGCAGTCGCTGAACCACGGTATCGGTTTTAATACCGCTGCCATTGAGCTGCTGCTGCCGACCTACGGCGAACAGCTCGGTTTGAAAGGCAAAATCTGTAAACACTGGACGCTGAACCCGCATCCGACGCTGATCCCGGCAATTGAAAGCGGCTGGGTGGAAAGCGTGCACTGCTTCGGCGGCGAGCTGGGGATGGAAGAGTACATTCGCGCTCGTCCTGATGTGTTCTTTACCGGGGCTGATGGCTCCATGCGTTCTAACCGTGCGTTCTGCCAGCTGGCAGGCCAGTACGCGGTGGATATGTTTATCGGCTCCACATTACAGGTTGATGGTTACGCTAACTCTTCAACGGTAACGCGTGGTCGTCTCTCCGGCTTCGGCGGTGCGCCGAATATGGGTCACGATCCGCACGGTCGTCGCCATGCTACGCCTGCCTGGCTGAACATGATTACCGAGCCTGACCCACTGCAGCGGGGTAAAAAACTGGTTGTACAGATGGTGGAAACCTTCCAGGCCGGTGTTAAGCCTACCTTCGTAGAAAAACTCGATGCGGTCGACGTGGCTAAATCGTCCGGAATGCCGCTGGCACCGGTCATGATTTACGGCGATGACGTGACTCACGTGTTGACCGAAGAGGGTATTGCTTACCTTTATCGGGCCGAGAGTCTTGAAGAGCGCCGGGCGATGGTTGCGGCAGTGGCCGGGATCACCGATATCGGTCTGGGCGTTGATGCTAAACGCGTTGCCGCGCTGCGCCAGAGTGGAAAAGTGGTCTACCCGGAAGATATTGGCATTCGTCGTACCGATGCCACCCGTTCGCTGCTGGCGGCCGGGAGCGTCTCGGAACTGGTTGAATGGTCCGGCGGTCTCTACAACCCACCTGCAAAATTCCGGAGCTGGTAA